GTGGACCCGATACGTATCGAGGGCGATCGTTGTCCCCGGCGGACAGCCGCCAAAGAGCATCAGCTGGCCGCCCGGCCGGGGCCAAAAAACCGACTCCTGCCACACCTGGGGCTGGGCCGTACACTCAACCACCAGATCGGCTCCCCGACCCTGGGTGAGGCGCATCACCTCGTCACGGGCGTCTTCGGCCGAACGGGCGATAATCCCGCTCGCCCCGAGCCGGCGGGCCACCTCGGCCCGGTATGGGTTGCGGGCCACCACATACACCCGCTCGACTCCCAGCAGACGCAGGACTGCCAGATGCAGGAGACCGAAAGCCCCGGCGCCGATGATGAGCGCGGTATCGTCCGGTCGCAGCGCCACCGGTTCCAGACCAAACATCACACACGACAGGGGCTCCAGCAGACACGCCTCGGCAAAAGACAGCCGGTCGGGCTTGGGGAAGAGATTCACGCGATGAACCCGGGCCGGAATCCGCACATATTCGGCGTAGCCGCCCAGCACCATCGTGTCCATGAGCGACACGCACAGGTTTTCCTGCGCACGCTGGCAGTAAAAACACTGGCCGCAGGGGCCGGTCGGGGCGACCATCACCGCATCGCCCTCGCGGACGGACTGCACACGGCTGCCACACGCGGCCACCGTGCCCGCATACTCGTGTCCGAAGCGCACCGGCGGCGGCCACTTGGGATGCCCGCGCCGAAAAGCCTTGAGGTCGGTGCCACACGTCAGCGCGGCACCGATCTTGAGCACGATGTCGTCCTCTCCCGGCTCGGGGATAGCGGTGGGCTGAAAAGCCATCCGGCCCGGACCCAGCAGCATCATGGCCTGCATGTATCCCTCGGCTGGCATACGGCCTCCTGCTCGGTGGCTTTGTCCCAAACCGGCTCTCACCACAACAGCGGACGCACATGGAAATGATAGTGGTCCGGAATCTGGCGCATGGTGTGATCAAAGGTCCATTTGGGAAACCGGCCGGTGTATTTCTGCTCGGCGACCAGATTGAGCGCCTGTTCCATGAAGCTGACCTCGTCCGGCGTGAGCTCCACCCGGTGTTCGGCCAGGACCGCAATCGGTACCTCACAGGCGTCACAGTCGAGAATAGTGAACTTCAGCGGCCGATGAAACTCGGCATACCAGGGGGTGTAGTGGGCCAGCTGGCACAGATCGCACACCCGACCCGACGGCATGCTCCCGGTCGGGGGCAGCTGATAGTCGGCCGGTCGCTCAAATTTGCCGCTGGCCTGCTTGTCGGCCACCAGACGACGGAGCTTTTCGATATAAGTGAGATCCTCGGCACTCAGCTCGTACGGCCTCTCCCCGCCGTCCGGGTCGGGCAGCACCCGAACCGTGGGTAGACCCGAGCCACCGTCGAGGAGGACGAAATGCAGCGGCTGATGAAACTCAACCAGCAAAGAGTCGGCTGTCTGGGCGGATGAACCGAACGACAGCCACGCTGGGTGGTCGGCCATAGGTGGTGTCTCCTGTGTCCCTCAGTTAAGATCAATGTGGTACAGGCGGGCGGCGTTCTCGCGCACGATTTTTTGCCGCACATCGTCGCTGATACCCTGGAAGTTGCGGTCCACGGCCTCGCGCGAGCGGGGCCAGGTCGCCATCAGATGCGGGTAGTCGCTCGACCACATATAGTTATCGGTTCCAAACAGGTCGGCGTTGCGCACGCCAACCTCGTCGTCAATAAAGGTGGCGTAGACCTGGCGGCGGAAGTACTCGCTGGGCAGCAGGGAGAGCGTGACGCCGCTCCAGGTGCCCAGCTTGAGTGAGCCCAGCTTATGATGGGACAGGTCGGCCCGGGACAGGAAGTGCGGCAGCCAGCCAATATCGTTTTCGGCAGACACGAACTTGAGAGCGGGGAAGCGTTCCAGGACGCCGCCAAACACCAGCGTGGCAAAGGTTCGCTGCACCTCGTGGGGGATACTCATGGCACGCAGAAACAGGTTGGCGTCGTAGCGGCTTTCTTTGCCGTGGCCGGTGCCCAAGTGCAGACTGAGCGGCATGTCCAGCGCCTGGGCTTCGGCCCAGAACGGATCGTAGCTGGCATCCGCATAGGTCTGCCCTTCGGGTGGCGAGCACATGATCAGCGCACCGCGCAGCCCGAGCTTGGCACACCGCCGTAGCTCCTCGATGCCACGCTCGATGTCGAGCAGCGGGATCATCGCCAGCCCGAGGAGTTGTGTGGGCGCATACCTGCACAATTCGGCCAGCCAGTCGTTGTACACGCGGAACAATTCCCGCTGAAAGGGCTCGTCGAGCAGGCCGAACAGGCGAAAGCCCAGGGTCGTATAAATGACTTCCGCCTCAACCCCGTCGAGCGC
The genomic region above belongs to Desulfurellaceae bacterium and contains:
- a CDS encoding alcohol dehydrogenase catalytic domain-containing protein; the encoded protein is MPAEGYMQAMMLLGPGRMAFQPTAIPEPGEDDIVLKIGAALTCGTDLKAFRRGHPKWPPPVRFGHEYAGTVAACGSRVQSVREGDAVMVAPTGPCGQCFYCQRAQENLCVSLMDTMVLGGYAEYVRIPARVHRVNLFPKPDRLSFAEACLLEPLSCVMFGLEPVALRPDDTALIIGAGAFGLLHLAVLRLLGVERVYVVARNPYRAEVARRLGASGIIARSAEDARDEVMRLTQGRGADLVVECTAQPQVWQESVFWPRPGGQLMLFGGCPPGTTIALDTYRVHYDQVRLLSPFHFTPAAVRRAYDLLVDGRIPSRALISASYPLAELPAVFELLQQGRGIKYAILP
- a CDS encoding amidohydrolase gives rise to the protein MAAQEMMVSADSHVIEPRNLWVERMQQSFRDRAPRVETNPGNLSGEWFICEGLEPRPASLAFAAGKDPSEYNEFQKATNYDDGIAGGWEAAPRLKDMALDGVEAEVIYTTLGFRLFGLLDEPFQRELFRVYNDWLAELCRYAPTQLLGLAMIPLLDIERGIEELRRCAKLGLRGALIMCSPPEGQTYADASYDPFWAEAQALDMPLSLHLGTGHGKESRYDANLFLRAMSIPHEVQRTFATLVFGGVLERFPALKFVSAENDIGWLPHFLSRADLSHHKLGSLKLGTWSGVTLSLLPSEYFRRQVYATFIDDEVGVRNADLFGTDNYMWSSDYPHLMATWPRSREAVDRNFQGISDDVRQKIVRENAARLYHIDLN